The Fibrobacter sp. UWR4 sequence TCCTTGTAAAACATCCATCAGACTTCAGTTCTATTTCATTCGTTTATGCAAAAAAGTTAACACAAATTAACAGAAAAAGCAAACTGTAGTTCTCTTCGTTTCTAACCTATTTTTGTATTTTTCGCCCCGTGGTTTTGTGGTGAAATTCATTAAACAATGATTCATCAAGGGATGAAAAATGGAGTACAAAGAGCAAGTGCTGCGAAAGGTTTTCCAGCACATTTTCCTAGCCCGTAGACACGATAAAGGCCTCACTCAAAACGGACTTTCCGAAATTTCCAACATTACAAGACAATTTATATCCCAAGTGGAAAGCGGGAAGAGACAGCCATCCGTCATGACCTTGTGCAATCTGGCTACCGCAACCGGAATGTCGATTTCTCAGCTTTTTGAAGAAATTGACAAACTCTACATGCAGTACGACCGTCCTGACCGAGGCGAAAAGCACCCTTAACAAAAAACTTAAAATTTACTATCTTTGCGCCACTATGGAATGGCAGCGCAATATCAAAACATTGACGGAAGACGAGATCAAGGCTTGGCTTCGTGAAGTGGACGAGAAACCGTTCCGTGCCGAACAAATCCAGAAATGGCTTTTTTGCCAGCAGGTCAAATCTTTCGACGAAATGTTGAATATTTCCCCTGCTCTCCGCGAAAAGTTAGCAAAGCAATTTGAACTTAGGTCCCTCAAGGAAGACCAGCACATGGTCTCCGTCGATGGTACCGTCAAGTGGCTTTTCGAAACCTGGGACGGACACCACATTGAAACCGTGATGATTCCCGCCAATGGCCGTTTTTCCGTGTGCGTATCCACTCAGGTGGGTTGCGCCATGAATTGCGCATTCTGCCGAACCGCAAAGATGGGCTTCTTCCGCAATCTGGAAGCAGGCGAAATCCTTGAAGAGATTATCAACGTCAACTGGTACCTGAAAGAAAACAACATCTTCAATAACGAAGGTGAAATTGCCCAGGTCACCAACATCATCTTCATGGGTATGGGTGAACCTCTGAACAACCTGGAAAACGTGCATCGCGTTTGCTGCACCCTGCATAACCAGAAACTGTTCAATATGGGTTCCAAGCGCATGACCGTCAGCACCTCAGGCGTTGTACCCCGCATCAAGGAACTGGTGGATCGCAATACTCCCTGCTGTCTTGCAATCAGCCTAAACAGCACCAACAACGAGTATCGTTCCTCCGTCATGCCGGTGAACAACATCTGGCCCATCGAAAAGCTTTTGGAAGCAGTGGACGAATACATCCGCCGCACCGACAATTACGTCACTTTTGAATTTGTGTTGATCCAGAATATTACCTGCACTCCCAAGGCCGCCAAGGAACTTATCCGCATTTGCGCGCCTCGCCGTGTAAAGGTAAACGCCATTATCTTAAACGATGGCGACGATCCCACCCTGCACGCCCCCACTCCCGAAGAAGTGGATACTTTCCTCGCCGCGGTGCGTGCGGCCCAGATCCAGATCACCATCCGTACCGCACGAGGCAGAGACATTCTCGCCGCCTGCGGACAGCTCGCTTACAAGAAGAAGAAAAACGATCAGGAAGAATTCCAGAAAGGCGCAAGCCTTCCTGACGCAACACCCCGATCCAACTAAATCGAATATTATTCGAAACTAAAGGAAGGTAATTAATGTTAACGCAAAACCTCCCCGAATTCTGGGACAATCTCTACGCCGATGGCAAGGATTACTGGAATACCAAGAAGGCAACTCCGGCCCTTCTTGAATTCTTCAAGAACCCCGCTTGCCCCGCCACCGGGTCCGTTCTGGTTCCCGGCGCTGGCTTTGGCTATGACGCCGAAGCATGGGCTTTGCGTGGTCACGACGTGCTGGCAGTTGACTTTGCCCCCACCGCCGTTGACGAACTGGACCACCTGAGCCGCAAGCACAAGAACTTGCGCTCTCTGGACCTGGATTTGTTTACCCTCTCCCCCAAGGACCAGAAGCGCGGAGGCCAGCAGTTCGATATCGTTTACGATTACTGCACTTTCTCCGCAATTCATCCGGGTCGTCGTGACGAATTCTTTGAAGTCTGCTACAAGATGCTGAAGGACGACGGTCTCCTGATTTCCCTCATGTATCCCCTGACCAGCGGCAACACCCTGCAGGGTCCCCCGCACTGCACCAGCGAAGGCGAACTGATGGCTCGTCTGGACGGCGTATTCGATATCGTGGACCGCATTCCTGCAGTGAACAGCCTCCCCGGCCGTGAAGGCAAGGAAGAATTCTGGCTCCTGAAGAAGTGCCTGTAACGACCGCTCACGCTAGAGTTTGAAAAAAATCTCGCAAGCGTTTGCTCTTACAAAGAGGCCCTGGTTTTACCAGGGCTTCTTTGTTCACAAGGCTATTCAGCCAAACGCCATTTTCCCCCTGGCCCCTAGTCACTAGAACCTAGTCCCTCTCATTATTATTCTATCTTTTTTCTGTATATTTTTCACCCCTTTTTATCGAGGTTATTATGGCTGATTTATGTCCCTGCGGTTCCGGTAAGGAATATTGCGAATGCTG is a genomic window containing:
- the rlmN gene encoding 23S rRNA (adenine(2503)-C(2))-methyltransferase RlmN — encoded protein: MEWQRNIKTLTEDEIKAWLREVDEKPFRAEQIQKWLFCQQVKSFDEMLNISPALREKLAKQFELRSLKEDQHMVSVDGTVKWLFETWDGHHIETVMIPANGRFSVCVSTQVGCAMNCAFCRTAKMGFFRNLEAGEILEEIINVNWYLKENNIFNNEGEIAQVTNIIFMGMGEPLNNLENVHRVCCTLHNQKLFNMGSKRMTVSTSGVVPRIKELVDRNTPCCLAISLNSTNNEYRSSVMPVNNIWPIEKLLEAVDEYIRRTDNYVTFEFVLIQNITCTPKAAKELIRICAPRRVKVNAIILNDGDDPTLHAPTPEEVDTFLAAVRAAQIQITIRTARGRDILAACGQLAYKKKKNDQEEFQKGASLPDATPRSN
- a CDS encoding methyltransferase: MLTQNLPEFWDNLYADGKDYWNTKKATPALLEFFKNPACPATGSVLVPGAGFGYDAEAWALRGHDVLAVDFAPTAVDELDHLSRKHKNLRSLDLDLFTLSPKDQKRGGQQFDIVYDYCTFSAIHPGRRDEFFEVCYKMLKDDGLLISLMYPLTSGNTLQGPPHCTSEGELMARLDGVFDIVDRIPAVNSLPGREGKEEFWLLKKCL
- a CDS encoding helix-turn-helix domain-containing protein codes for the protein MEYKEQVLRKVFQHIFLARRHDKGLTQNGLSEISNITRQFISQVESGKRQPSVMTLCNLATATGMSISQLFEEIDKLYMQYDRPDRGEKHP